The bacterium genome has a segment encoding these proteins:
- a CDS encoding transketolase — protein MNEKNFDFPHDKPPLELIENLKAKARQLRRDILVMLSKAQSGHTGGSLSAIDILTVLYYHVMKHKPENPSWPERDRFVLSKGHGAPALYAVLADCGYFPRDYLEKLRRLGSPLQGHPCVSTPGIEICTGSLGHGLSLANGMALGVRIDGLTSRIYALLGDGECQEGEVWEAAMSASHYKLSNLTAIVDKNGLQIDGSTAEVMNIDPIDEKFRAFGWHVLVIDGHDFSQLLSAFRFASEQRGCPTAIIARTVKGKGVSFMENNLEFHGRAPTDEELKWALAELQE, from the coding sequence ATGAACGAAAAGAATTTCGATTTCCCTCACGACAAGCCGCCTTTAGAACTCATCGAGAATCTCAAGGCGAAAGCCCGCCAGCTCAGGCGCGATATACTCGTTATGCTTTCAAAGGCGCAGTCAGGGCATACAGGCGGTTCCCTTTCAGCTATCGATATCCTTACAGTTCTTTACTATCACGTCATGAAACACAAGCCGGAAAACCCTTCCTGGCCCGAAAGGGACCGTTTCGTCCTTTCCAAAGGGCATGGAGCGCCTGCGCTTTATGCAGTGCTCGCGGACTGCGGATACTTCCCAAGGGATTATCTTGAAAAGCTGCGCAGGCTTGGTTCGCCCCTTCAGGGCCATCCCTGCGTGAGCACTCCAGGCATCGAGATATGCACCGGCTCCTTAGGTCACGGACTCTCGCTAGCCAACGGAATGGCGCTCGGCGTAAGGATTGACGGCCTTACGTCCCGCATATACGCTCTCCTGGGTGATGGAGAGTGCCAGGAGGGAGAGGTGTGGGAGGCTGCGATGAGCGCTTCCCACTACAAGCTCTCGAATCTCACTGCAATCGTCGATAAGAACGGCTTGCAGATAGACGGTTCTACAGCGGAAGTGATGAACATAGATCCGATTGACGAAAAGTTCCGGGCATTCGGGTGGCACGTTCTCGTTATAGACGGTCACGATTTCAGCCAGTTGCTTTCAGCGTTCAGATTCGCATCGGAACAGAGAGGTTGCCCGACAGCGATAATAGCAAGAACGGTTAAGGGTAAGGGCGTGTCCTTCATGGAAAACAATCTCGAATTTCACGGTAGGGCGCCTACCGATGAGGAGTTAAAATGGGCTCTGGCGGAACTTCAGGAGTAG
- a CDS encoding transketolase family protein — translation MGSGGTSGVEKFSLRKAYSEALLELGRKRRDVVVLDADLSSSTQTARFRKAFPDRFFNMGIAEADMIDTAVGLATTGKLVFVSTFAMFAVGKPWEQVRNSAAYSGVTLNIVATHSGITVGEDGASHQAIEDMALMRIIPRTTVIAPADDIATYALVMELAGHEGLSYMRLTRPNLPRIYNENETFKIGKAKVLSEGTDAVLIATGSLVWPSLVASELLSSEGISAGVIDMHTVKPLDEDAVLAAASKTGLVITAEEHSVVGGLGDAVASLLAEKRPTRLAKIGVKDRFGESGSCDELMEYFGFTPEELASNVKEILGRRT, via the coding sequence ATGGGCTCTGGCGGAACTTCAGGAGTAGAAAAGTTTTCCCTGCGCAAGGCTTATTCTGAGGCATTGCTCGAGCTCGGACGCAAGCGCAGGGATGTAGTCGTTCTTGACGCCGACCTTTCGTCGTCGACTCAGACGGCAAGATTCCGCAAGGCGTTTCCCGACCGTTTCTTCAATATGGGCATAGCCGAGGCCGATATGATAGACACCGCCGTGGGCCTTGCAACCACCGGCAAGCTCGTGTTCGTTTCGACCTTCGCCATGTTCGCGGTGGGCAAGCCATGGGAGCAGGTCCGCAACTCGGCTGCCTATTCAGGCGTCACCCTCAACATCGTAGCCACGCACTCCGGAATAACGGTAGGCGAAGACGGCGCCTCCCATCAGGCTATAGAGGATATGGCCCTGATGAGAATCATTCCGAGAACGACCGTCATCGCGCCTGCGGACGATATAGCTACCTATGCACTTGTCATGGAGCTTGCAGGGCACGAGGGTCTCTCCTACATGAGACTTACAAGGCCGAATCTTCCGAGGATTTACAACGAGAACGAAACATTCAAGATTGGTAAGGCCAAGGTGCTGAGCGAAGGAACCGATGCCGTCCTTATCGCCACAGGCTCGCTCGTCTGGCCCTCACTCGTGGCTTCCGAACTCCTTTCTTCCGAGGGCATATCTGCAGGGGTCATCGACATGCATACGGTGAAGCCTCTGGACGAGGACGCCGTGCTTGCCGCCGCGTCAAAAACCGGCCTTGTTATCACGGCTGAGGAGCATTCCGTTGTGGGCGGTCTGGGCGATGCGGTCGCATCCCTTCTTGCGGAAAAAAGACCCACCAGACTCGCAAAGATAGGCGTAAAGGACAGGTTCGGAGAATCGGGTTCATGCGACGAGCTTATGGAATACTTCGGGTTCACGCCCGAGGAGCTGGCTTCAAACGTGAAGGAAATACTTGGACGCCGTACATGA
- a CDS encoding M6 family metalloprotease domain-containing protein, with translation MKNILSGILIMVSGMIASSAYPVSPMPLSEELIEELRATGELESVVNALKTFNQQSLLTMMPAPAAPVTSGSGVAILVDFVDNKADTLNHPPAKYDTLLFSVGKWPTGSMKDFYIENSYGLFKFTGKVAPPPAKGRKWYRLPESYTYWSENYGFSHSGELAIAAAQAADADIDFSQFDNDGPDAKPNSGDDDGYVDALYVVHAGPGYEENHCGKIWSHMSGTDFETNDNAKNGGKIRIGRYSHQPEERCDGALINMGVYAHEYGHILGLPDLYDYGYDAEGAGRWTIMASGSWNGGGATPAHFDAWSKSQLGWIEPELIKDYKVNAPIPAAEYTPKAYRLWTDGDTVPRQYFLVENRQKIGRFDKNLPGEGLLIYHVDDYKWSNDDQYIPGEGSAALHYHVAVEQADGRFDLERNSNQGDPGDAFPGTSLRKEFAGFLPYPTSRDYHEEETKVAVLSISNSDSVMTANLDVGRHLPYFKLESLSQQSPGAARIEKGETGSIYITLTNSWGRGENVEAELFIDNPYITIGKATSVIGAVESGETVSNNSDPFSVTISASSPGCIKTDAEIVLRELNTGAEQSFTAEIVFGWPGVIIVNDADNDDILSMYEDVLDKIGVPYEIANSDDLDGIEEIVLNQGIRDSVVVWFTGKKSETLDDDEEGLLSALLDSGGKLIISSENLGEERSGSAFYDNYLHAEFRHAKEDEVLLAGTPGNPIVGEDEKIAVLPSYSDSKDAVFGLEGADAILQYSDGDAGALIVKNDTFQVIYLAFPFEGVGGNPSVVLSQDVLMKRFFEWFGYHIGVSEPAGPGSMKNEATLLSSIVSGSDKVLMNIAVSSDINLRFALYDASGKRISSKNLGMLQRGVHRLEITTAPLPSGVYFATLDTGNSVCKERFVLIK, from the coding sequence ATGAAAAATATCTTGTCTGGAATACTTATTATGGTATCGGGGATGATAGCATCGAGCGCATACCCTGTCTCCCCCATGCCTTTAAGCGAGGAGTTAATTGAGGAGCTAAGGGCAACCGGCGAACTTGAATCGGTTGTCAATGCCCTAAAAACCTTCAACCAGCAGAGCTTGTTGACCATGATGCCGGCACCTGCGGCCCCCGTAACGTCGGGCTCAGGGGTCGCCATACTCGTGGATTTTGTCGATAACAAAGCGGATACGCTAAACCATCCGCCTGCAAAGTACGACACCCTTCTCTTCAGCGTAGGCAAATGGCCCACAGGAAGCATGAAGGATTTTTATATCGAGAACTCGTACGGTTTGTTCAAATTCACGGGCAAGGTCGCCCCGCCGCCTGCGAAGGGAAGAAAGTGGTACAGGCTTCCCGAAAGCTATACCTACTGGTCAGAAAACTACGGCTTTTCGCACTCGGGCGAGCTTGCAATAGCCGCAGCTCAGGCTGCTGATGCCGACATCGACTTCAGCCAGTTCGATAACGACGGACCCGACGCAAAGCCCAACTCGGGCGACGACGACGGGTACGTGGACGCCCTGTATGTCGTTCACGCAGGTCCTGGCTACGAGGAGAATCACTGCGGAAAGATATGGTCGCACATGTCCGGCACCGACTTTGAGACAAACGACAACGCCAAAAACGGCGGCAAGATACGAATCGGAAGGTACTCGCACCAGCCCGAGGAGCGCTGCGACGGCGCGCTAATCAACATGGGCGTCTACGCCCACGAGTACGGACACATACTGGGGCTGCCCGATTTGTACGACTACGGCTACGACGCGGAGGGCGCCGGACGCTGGACGATAATGGCTTCCGGTTCCTGGAACGGCGGCGGCGCCACGCCCGCCCATTTCGACGCATGGAGCAAGTCCCAGCTGGGCTGGATCGAGCCGGAGTTGATCAAGGACTATAAGGTAAACGCACCCATTCCTGCGGCAGAGTACACTCCCAAGGCCTACCGGCTCTGGACGGACGGCGATACGGTGCCCAGGCAATATTTTCTGGTGGAGAACAGGCAGAAGATAGGCCGTTTTGATAAAAACCTTCCCGGCGAAGGCTTATTGATATACCACGTTGATGATTACAAATGGAGCAACGACGATCAGTACATTCCGGGTGAAGGCTCCGCAGCCCTGCACTACCATGTAGCAGTCGAACAGGCGGACGGCAGGTTCGATCTTGAGCGCAACTCCAACCAGGGCGATCCAGGCGATGCGTTCCCGGGCACGAGTCTTCGCAAGGAGTTTGCGGGCTTCCTGCCTTATCCGACCAGCCGCGACTACCACGAGGAAGAAACCAAGGTTGCAGTGCTTTCGATAAGCAACTCTGACAGCGTCATGACCGCGAACCTGGATGTCGGACGGCATCTGCCTTATTTCAAGTTGGAGTCTTTAAGCCAGCAAAGCCCTGGAGCAGCGAGGATCGAAAAAGGCGAAACCGGTTCAATCTATATCACGCTGACCAACTCCTGGGGAAGAGGCGAAAACGTAGAGGCCGAACTTTTTATAGACAATCCCTACATCACAATTGGAAAAGCTACAAGCGTTATAGGTGCTGTAGAATCGGGAGAAACTGTTTCCAATAATTCGGATCCCTTCTCGGTTACGATCTCAGCGTCCTCACCGGGCTGCATAAAGACCGACGCAGAGATTGTATTGAGGGAATTGAATACCGGCGCGGAACAGAGCTTTACGGCCGAGATAGTCTTCGGCTGGCCCGGCGTCATTATCGTAAACGATGCCGACAACGACGATATTCTGTCGATGTACGAGGACGTACTCGACAAAATAGGCGTGCCTTACGAAATCGCTAATTCGGATGACCTCGATGGAATTGAGGAAATAGTCCTGAATCAGGGAATTCGTGATTCCGTTGTCGTATGGTTCACGGGCAAGAAATCGGAAACACTCGATGACGATGAGGAAGGGCTTCTTTCCGCACTCCTCGATAGCGGTGGAAAACTCATAATATCGAGCGAGAACCTTGGCGAGGAAAGGAGCGGATCCGCCTTCTACGACAACTACCTTCATGCGGAGTTCAGACACGCTAAAGAGGATGAGGTGCTCCTTGCAGGGACGCCCGGAAATCCTATTGTAGGTGAAGATGAAAAGATAGCCGTTCTGCCTTCATACTCGGATTCAAAAGACGCGGTATTCGGCCTCGAGGGTGCCGATGCCATACTCCAGTATTCCGACGGCGACGCCGGAGCGCTGATTGTCAAGAATGACACGTTCCAGGTCATTTATCTTGCCTTCCCGTTCGAGGGTGTCGGTGGGAATCCTTCCGTTGTCTTGTCGCAGGACGTATTGATGAAACGCTTCTTCGAGTGGTTCGGCTACCATATCGGCGTATCGGAACCGGCTGGACCAGGGAGCATGAAGAATGAAGCAACACTCCTTTCCTCTATCGTCTCGGGCTCAGATAAGGTTCTTATGAACATCGCAGTATCATCGGACATAAATCTGCGCTTTGCCCTGTACGACGCTTCAGGAAAGAGAATATCCAGTAAAAATCTCGGCATGCTACAAAGAGGCGTCCACAGACTGGAAATAACTACGGCTCCGCTACCTTCAGGCGTTTATTTCGCGACGCTTGATACAGGTAACTCCGTCTGCAAAGAACGCTTCGTTTTAATTAAATAG
- a CDS encoding ABC transporter ATP-binding protein: MIRIEALSKVFPPEQRVFEGLTLRVEKGEWIWIIGATGVGKSVLLRTIWGAEKPTEGKVFIFDEDIHALKEKPLSKLRQRLGLVFQDIRLFDDRSAIDNISFILRALGFSKKDSLLRAGDWLARVGMSDYQERCPYELSVGQRQKIALARALAKEPDILLMDEPFSALDEKEEREMLKLLGEVNHKGMTILAASHVHEVLHFLPGRVLALSKEGLS; encoded by the coding sequence ATGATACGGATTGAAGCATTAAGCAAGGTTTTCCCGCCGGAGCAGCGCGTTTTTGAAGGATTAACCCTTCGTGTTGAAAAAGGCGAATGGATATGGATTATAGGCGCGACAGGGGTAGGGAAGAGCGTACTCCTGAGGACAATATGGGGTGCCGAAAAACCGACCGAAGGAAAAGTCTTCATCTTCGATGAAGATATACATGCGCTCAAGGAAAAGCCTCTATCGAAGCTGAGACAAAGGCTGGGTTTGGTTTTTCAAGATATCCGTCTTTTCGATGACAGGTCTGCCATTGACAACATAAGCTTCATCCTGAGGGCGCTTGGTTTTTCAAAAAAAGATTCCCTTCTCAGAGCCGGAGACTGGCTGGCACGGGTGGGCATGTCCGATTATCAGGAGCGCTGCCCCTACGAGTTGTCCGTAGGACAGCGGCAGAAGATTGCGCTTGCCCGCGCCCTTGCAAAGGAGCCTGATATCCTGCTAATGGATGAGCCTTTTTCGGCGCTTGACGAGAAGGAGGAGCGGGAGATGCTCAAGCTTCTTGGAGAGGTCAATCACAAAGGGATGACGATTCTTGCCGCGAGCCACGTTCACGAAGTACTGCATTTTCTGCCGGGCAGGGTTCTTGCCTTGAGCAAGGAAGGACTCTCATGA
- a CDS encoding AAA family ATPase: protein MQAANSSVLRMLSGQRQALSFLEKAALSPRGGYIFHGPDGVGKRTAALLFAASINSPSAAQEIFSLSHPDVAVLFPFKAEPQSGKESWLADLVGERSSYTLGSISPDPNPSWVVSIERIRELRKEMLYPPRVLNRRVVMIFDFDRVRDEGANAFLKTLEEPQADSVIILTTSRPFSLPATIRSRCKMVRFNMLEDEEVKNVLIDRGFGEDEAVTAADFSSGNLKRALLFLSDKSSVISEDVMAFLEGSLSEIDRIRLMEKLGYRAGLDVIIGSFMLVFKWVLRSQTGRRPRWKRLDSIVSNLSQRIPHPSLLENILLTQRMSGRVILNPTPSLFLYEYLTSLKLGG, encoded by the coding sequence ATGCAGGCAGCCAACTCATCCGTACTCAGGATGCTTTCGGGTCAAAGGCAGGCTCTTTCATTCCTCGAAAAAGCGGCGCTCTCTCCAAGGGGGGGATACATATTTCACGGTCCGGACGGAGTGGGGAAGAGAACGGCAGCCCTTCTCTTCGCGGCTTCAATCAATTCGCCGAGCGCGGCGCAAGAGATTTTTTCGCTTTCCCATCCCGATGTGGCAGTTCTTTTCCCGTTCAAGGCTGAGCCCCAGTCAGGAAAGGAATCCTGGCTTGCCGACCTCGTTGGAGAAAGGTCAAGCTACACTCTGGGCAGTATCTCGCCTGATCCGAACCCTTCATGGGTGGTTTCAATCGAGCGAATCCGCGAGCTCCGCAAGGAGATGCTTTATCCTCCGCGCGTGCTTAACCGCAGGGTAGTGATGATATTCGATTTCGACCGCGTCCGTGACGAGGGCGCGAACGCATTTCTCAAGACTCTGGAGGAGCCCCAGGCCGACAGCGTAATCATCTTGACCACTTCGAGGCCTTTTTCCCTTCCTGCAACCATCCGGTCACGATGCAAGATGGTCAGGTTCAATATGCTTGAGGACGAGGAAGTCAAGAACGTTTTAATTGACAGGGGCTTCGGTGAGGACGAAGCTGTCACTGCAGCCGATTTCTCGTCGGGCAACCTCAAGCGCGCGTTGCTTTTCCTCTCGGACAAGTCAAGCGTTATCTCGGAAGACGTTATGGCTTTTCTTGAGGGCTCGCTTTCCGAAATAGACAGAATCAGACTCATGGAGAAGCTCGGCTACAGGGCCGGACTGGATGTCATCATCGGCTCATTCATGCTTGTATTCAAGTGGGTATTGAGGTCGCAGACCGGCCGCAGGCCGCGCTGGAAGAGGCTCGATTCGATTGTTTCAAATCTCTCACAGCGTATTCCGCATCCCTCGCTGCTCGAAAACATTCTCCTGACCCAGAGGATGTCCGGTCGCGTAATACTGAACCCTACACCTTCGCTCTTTCTTTACGAATACCTCACGTCCCTTAAGCTGGGCGGCTAG
- a CDS encoding 4-hydroxythreonine-4-phosphate dehydrogenase PdxA codes for MARIGITLGDVAGIGPEIVIKALDRIPRELNNLTIIGPLSILRATQMMLSRTFTLPRVVDTGNFEFEYGKVQQHAGEAALAALVKGIEFIKNGAIDALVTCPVSKQAVQMSFPSFRGHTEYLAQALGVTDVLMIAHSPYASFAFVTTHLSLSSVSESITAEQVYKKLRLYNDFLAFYHSRPVKIGVTALNPHAEEFSEGEEKFIAQAIAGARNEGIDACGPFPADTIHLNIQNFDGFLVQYHDQGMIPAKFLASGEGVNITWGLPFVRTSPLHGTAFDIAGKDKADPSSMLAAIRMAEKLVRN; via the coding sequence GTGGCTCGTATAGGGATAACCCTTGGCGATGTGGCTGGAATTGGCCCTGAGATTGTCATCAAGGCTCTGGACAGGATACCGCGAGAGCTCAATAATTTGACAATCATCGGCCCTTTGAGTATTCTTAGGGCAACGCAGATGATGCTATCCCGAACCTTCACACTTCCGCGAGTTGTAGACACCGGAAACTTCGAGTTCGAGTACGGTAAGGTACAGCAGCATGCGGGGGAAGCTGCATTGGCGGCTCTGGTTAAAGGAATTGAATTCATAAAAAACGGCGCAATCGATGCCCTGGTTACATGCCCTGTCAGCAAGCAGGCAGTACAAATGTCTTTTCCTTCCTTCAGGGGGCATACGGAGTATCTTGCCCAGGCTCTGGGGGTTACGGACGTCCTTATGATTGCCCATTCACCCTACGCGTCGTTTGCATTCGTAACAACCCATCTGAGTCTTTCCTCGGTCTCCGAATCTATTACCGCCGAGCAGGTTTACAAAAAGCTCAGACTTTATAACGATTTCCTGGCCTTCTATCATTCAAGACCGGTAAAGATAGGCGTAACCGCTCTTAATCCGCATGCTGAAGAGTTCTCAGAAGGCGAGGAGAAATTTATAGCTCAAGCGATTGCCGGGGCAAGAAATGAAGGCATTGATGCTTGCGGTCCTTTCCCGGCGGATACGATTCATCTTAATATACAAAACTTCGACGGCTTTCTTGTCCAGTATCACGATCAGGGAATGATACCTGCAAAGTTCCTTGCTTCAGGTGAAGGCGTGAATATAACCTGGGGTCTGCCTTTCGTGCGCACGTCTCCTCTTCACGGGACCGCATTCGACATAGCAGGCAAGGATAAAGCCGACCCCTCGAGTATGCTGGCGGCTATCCGCATGGCGGAAAAGCTTGTGAGGAACTAG
- a CDS encoding methylated-DNA--[protein]-cysteine S-methyltransferase yields the protein MILNFVERYLFSSKWLSLEVVWSGGRAVRINLNPKKGNHASNPPEEVSSFFKQLESYLEGNRVNFKLPLDFSKASGFGIKVLEVLGRTDCGETLSYAELAERAGYPKAARAVGRIMAKNPFPIVIPCHRVIGKKGGLAGFAGGIELKKRLLEHESGMTKRL from the coding sequence ATTATACTTAACTTCGTGGAAAGATACCTGTTTTCATCGAAATGGCTTAGCCTCGAGGTTGTGTGGAGCGGGGGCAGGGCGGTTCGGATTAATCTTAATCCCAAAAAAGGAAATCATGCCTCCAATCCTCCCGAAGAAGTATCCTCATTCTTCAAACAGCTCGAGTCTTATCTTGAGGGCAATAGGGTTAACTTCAAACTGCCGCTCGATTTTTCAAAGGCTTCCGGGTTTGGAATCAAGGTGCTCGAGGTGCTCGGCCGAACGGATTGCGGCGAAACGCTTAGCTACGCAGAACTTGCCGAGCGCGCTGGCTATCCGAAAGCGGCGCGCGCCGTTGGAAGAATAATGGCCAAAAATCCGTTCCCGATAGTGATACCGTGCCACAGGGTCATTGGGAAAAAAGGCGGTCTTGCGGGCTTTGCCGGAGGGATTGAACTCAAAAAAAGATTACTAGAACACGAAAGCGGGATGACTAAAAGGCTATGA
- a CDS encoding peptidoglycan DD-metalloendopeptidase family protein, with product MKRLAVWLTVLLFPFLVMPQSRAQREKELDNIRSRLSAVRKEIASLKTQEKGVVQEIDLLSEQVKLSRQLIAELEASSRATGHEIDSLEREVSRLEVEISGSKDNLRQRLLSIYKRGQYYDLELIFGAKSAAEVYDRIYFTRYAARAEERLFEKLLAAKDAIDSRKTSLKIYNNELVALLSEKKDAEDSLVAARRSKEGRLNEIKGSAASKEKLVNELEEKRRQLERLLATMDQKSSSSPTRQPAGTVIEKGRGSMPWPVTSHKIVSNYGINVHPRYNTKTRNDGIDIDCSGGQTVKAINKGKVVYAENLSGYGLLVLVDHQDGYYTIYGNLDNISVKNGQSVSQGQTLGSSSDYLHFEIRQGTSSRNPIDYLK from the coding sequence GTGAAGCGCCTCGCAGTCTGGCTCACAGTTTTACTCTTTCCGTTTCTCGTGATGCCCCAGTCAAGGGCGCAGAGGGAGAAGGAACTGGACAACATCCGCTCCCGGCTCAGTGCGGTAAGAAAAGAGATAGCTTCTCTCAAAACGCAGGAGAAGGGAGTAGTTCAGGAGATTGACCTTTTGAGTGAACAGGTGAAGCTTTCAAGACAATTGATAGCAGAACTCGAGGCTTCGTCAAGGGCAACCGGACATGAGATAGATTCGCTGGAGAGGGAGGTCTCGCGGCTCGAGGTCGAGATATCCGGAAGCAAGGATAATCTGAGACAAAGGCTTCTTTCCATATACAAGCGGGGCCAGTACTACGACCTGGAGCTGATATTCGGGGCGAAATCCGCAGCCGAGGTGTACGACCGCATCTACTTCACGAGATACGCCGCCCGAGCGGAGGAGAGGTTGTTCGAGAAGCTTCTGGCTGCAAAGGACGCGATAGATTCCCGCAAGACGAGCCTTAAGATATACAACAACGAGCTGGTGGCGCTTCTTTCCGAAAAGAAGGATGCGGAGGACTCTCTTGTTGCAGCAAGACGGTCCAAGGAGGGCAGGCTCAACGAAATCAAAGGCTCGGCGGCATCTAAAGAGAAGCTAGTCAATGAACTCGAGGAAAAAAGAAGGCAGCTGGAAAGGCTTCTGGCCACAATGGATCAGAAGAGCTCATCATCTCCCACGCGGCAGCCTGCAGGCACCGTTATTGAAAAGGGGAGAGGCAGCATGCCGTGGCCGGTAACGAGCCATAAAATAGTCTCAAACTACGGCATAAACGTTCACCCGAGATACAACACGAAGACGAGGAACGACGGTATAGATATAGACTGTTCGGGTGGCCAGACCGTGAAAGCCATAAACAAGGGCAAGGTCGTGTACGCCGAGAACTTGAGCGGTTACGGACTCCTCGTACTCGTTGACCACCAGGACGGCTATTACACCATCTACGGCAACCTGGATAACATCAGCGTAAAGAACGGCCAGTCGGTATCGCAGGGGCAGACTCTCGGTTCGTCATCCGACTATCTCCACTTCGAGATCAGGCAGGGAACGTCTTCTCGCAACCCGATTGACTATCTGAAGTAA
- a CDS encoding insulinase family protein, translated as MKTISGSLLLIFIFLPLTADTWSDLEARVVEHTLANGMQFLIFERHESPLFSCVMSVEAGSVNEVTNKTGVAHLLEHLAFRGTKSVGTRDYKAEYRATVELDSAYERYMRLKDSDADSAYIEKLHDDFEAKKAKAASYIVEGEFFKIYELNGGSGLNAGTSYDNTSFIVTLPSNRFELWAAMESERLMNPVFRQFYEERDVVMEERRMGTDNSPSGLFWEECNSISYKAHPYGQPIIGHMSDIEHLSRRDVENFCSTYYAPQKITVAIVGDVDAEKIIPVIDEYFAAIPKKPDPPEVITREPEQKNTRRIEMKSKSQPLMSMEFRTVPKWDQDENALSMLASVLGSGRTSRLCRKLVEERKIARYISAYHMVLRFDGSFTIYGAPMKGYTSADLEKAVLEELAGLKTNPVTQDELDAARARWEVSLYDRFSSNMGMAATLSVGNQYEGGWRRNFERPKAMKELVSEDLMRAAEKYLNPDHRTVGLLEVEND; from the coding sequence ATGAAAACTATTTCAGGAAGCCTGCTTCTTATCTTCATTTTTCTTCCCCTGACAGCCGATACGTGGAGCGACCTTGAGGCAAGGGTTGTAGAACACACGCTTGCAAACGGCATGCAGTTCCTGATATTCGAGCGACATGAGTCGCCCCTTTTCTCCTGCGTCATGAGCGTGGAGGCAGGCTCGGTAAACGAAGTCACCAACAAAACGGGCGTGGCTCATCTTTTAGAACATCTTGCCTTCAGAGGAACAAAAAGTGTAGGAACAAGGGATTACAAGGCGGAATACAGAGCCACGGTGGAACTGGATTCCGCATACGAAAGATACATGAGGCTGAAGGATTCTGATGCAGACTCCGCCTATATCGAGAAACTCCATGACGACTTCGAGGCGAAGAAGGCGAAAGCGGCCTCCTACATCGTCGAGGGAGAATTCTTCAAGATATATGAGTTGAACGGCGGAAGCGGGCTCAACGCAGGTACGAGCTACGACAACACCTCCTTCATCGTAACGCTTCCTTCCAACCGGTTCGAGCTTTGGGCCGCCATGGAGTCGGAAAGGCTCATGAATCCGGTATTCAGGCAGTTCTACGAGGAGCGCGACGTCGTAATGGAGGAGCGCCGCATGGGCACGGACAACAGCCCATCCGGACTCTTCTGGGAGGAGTGCAACAGCATAAGTTACAAGGCTCATCCGTACGGCCAGCCCATAATCGGCCACATGAGCGATATTGAGCATCTGAGCCGCAGGGATGTAGAGAATTTCTGCTCGACGTACTACGCGCCCCAGAAAATAACCGTAGCCATCGTAGGCGACGTTGATGCAGAAAAGATTATTCCCGTAATTGATGAATACTTCGCTGCTATCCCCAAAAAACCTGATCCTCCCGAAGTGATAACGAGAGAGCCTGAACAGAAAAACACGAGGCGCATTGAGATGAAATCCAAAAGCCAGCCCCTGATGAGCATGGAGTTCCGCACGGTTCCCAAATGGGATCAGGATGAGAACGCTCTCTCGATGCTTGCAAGCGTACTGGGTTCGGGAAGAACATCTCGTCTCTGCCGGAAACTCGTCGAGGAACGCAAGATTGCCCGCTACATCAGTGCCTATCACATGGTGCTGCGCTTTGACGGGTCGTTCACAATCTACGGAGCGCCCATGAAGGGCTACACCTCTGCCGATCTGGAGAAAGCGGTTCTGGAGGAGCTTGCCGGGCTCAAAACCAATCCTGTTACTCAGGACGAGCTCGATGCCGCCCGCGCACGCTGGGAGGTGAGCCTTTACGACAGATTTTCTTCGAACATGGGCATGGCCGCTACTCTATCCGTCGGGAACCAGTATGAGGGAGGCTGGCGCCGGAACTTCGAGCGGCCCAAGGCGATGAAGGAGCTTGTTTCCGAAGACCTGATGCGGGCCGCTGAAAAGTACCTGAACCCCGACCATCGAACCGTCGGACTCCTG